In Nitrospira sp., a genomic segment contains:
- a CDS encoding acyl-CoA/acyl-ACP dehydrogenase, producing MTIVNKHPFFQGSLAVAEASRDRTPYSGFLAGLFEGVVRRELFRAQSIPPLRDTAKEFLEHLRLLLIEKVDAESIDREGEVGEEVLVALKDIGAFGLKIPTIYGGLGFTQSEYHRVATLLGSHDAATTVLISAHNSIGVAEPVKLIGNREQQQRFLPRLARGDISGFALTEKGAGCDIWDLRTYAIPVREQGTLAGYRLTGDKLYTTNAPRQDNEFLASLLVVIAQIVQEPCEVTRPKSERRFGAFVVDTRTPGCHCARLHYMGVRGIYNGTVRLDNIFVPVADRLGDEGEGLRRALESLTIGRLTLPAACLGNLKQCLWLARSRAQQRVQYDRPIGEHTDIGAKIVRMAARVLALEALVTITGAWADAKIDVRLESAAAKILATEWLLDSVLDLFRIYGGRGFETSESLRLHGDLPAPIERMVRDALINVIWEGTNGILTLWIGREGLTEYVSHGKAFLESQIGEMVRALPFFAKIASRSLNRLPRIGVWSASTAPESVWERFVTAKSRELAQKSLWAAAHHRQGLARKQLLTTCLVKAGMQLFAVESLLWYVAQPAARTHPLAERLLQHFCSQIEDEFNPKPLLSFTQSLWQDDSHVFRLAQDILAGRADWLEEGILAWHPSGHNQKNQLAPTMGEQLADFPMKH from the coding sequence ATGACGATAGTGAACAAGCACCCCTTCTTTCAAGGCTCGCTCGCCGTAGCAGAAGCCTCCCGGGATCGAACTCCTTATTCAGGTTTTCTGGCCGGCCTCTTCGAGGGGGTGGTTCGCCGCGAACTCTTCCGAGCGCAGTCGATCCCACCACTCCGCGACACAGCGAAGGAGTTCCTTGAACATCTTCGCCTCCTTCTGATCGAGAAAGTTGATGCAGAGAGCATCGACCGAGAGGGGGAAGTCGGCGAGGAGGTGTTGGTGGCTCTCAAGGACATTGGCGCCTTTGGACTGAAAATACCCACAATCTACGGAGGACTTGGCTTCACTCAATCGGAGTACCACCGTGTGGCGACCTTGCTCGGAAGCCATGACGCCGCGACCACGGTGCTGATTTCGGCGCATAACTCGATCGGAGTCGCGGAACCAGTCAAGCTCATCGGGAACCGCGAGCAGCAACAACGATTCTTGCCTCGCCTCGCTCGCGGCGACATTTCAGGCTTTGCGCTCACGGAAAAGGGAGCCGGCTGCGATATTTGGGATCTCCGAACCTACGCCATCCCGGTGCGAGAACAGGGCACCTTGGCGGGCTATAGACTCACCGGAGATAAATTGTACACGACGAACGCGCCTCGCCAGGACAATGAGTTTTTAGCGTCGCTCTTGGTGGTGATTGCTCAAATCGTACAGGAGCCTTGTGAGGTCACTCGCCCCAAATCGGAACGGCGGTTCGGCGCCTTTGTCGTCGACACCCGCACACCGGGGTGTCACTGCGCCAGGCTCCATTATATGGGTGTGCGCGGCATCTACAACGGCACAGTCCGGTTAGACAACATCTTCGTCCCAGTGGCCGACCGTTTGGGAGACGAGGGAGAGGGGTTACGACGGGCCCTAGAAAGCTTGACGATAGGCCGGCTCACCTTGCCCGCTGCCTGCTTGGGAAATCTAAAACAATGTTTGTGGCTGGCGCGAAGCCGGGCGCAACAACGCGTGCAATATGATCGTCCGATCGGCGAACATACAGATATCGGTGCCAAGATTGTGCGCATGGCCGCGCGGGTCTTGGCACTAGAAGCGTTGGTTACCATAACAGGGGCCTGGGCCGACGCCAAGATCGATGTGCGGCTTGAGTCGGCTGCTGCAAAAATTCTCGCCACCGAATGGCTGCTCGACTCAGTGCTCGACCTCTTTCGCATTTATGGCGGGCGTGGGTTCGAAACATCGGAATCGCTCCGACTTCATGGGGACCTGCCGGCACCGATCGAGCGCATGGTCCGAGATGCGCTGATCAATGTGATTTGGGAAGGGACGAACGGTATCTTGACCCTCTGGATCGGCCGTGAAGGATTGACCGAGTACGTATCCCACGGTAAAGCCTTCTTGGAATCGCAGATCGGCGAAATGGTACGTGCCCTGCCGTTCTTCGCCAAAATCGCGAGCCGTTCCCTCAACCGCTTGCCTCGGATCGGAGTGTGGTCGGCTTCCACCGCGCCTGAGTCGGTATGGGAGCGGTTTGTTACGGCGAAGTCCCGAGAACTCGCACAGAAGTCGCTGTGGGCCGCAGCCCATCATCGTCAAGGCCTGGCGCGTAAGCAACTGTTGACGACATGCCTGGTCAAAGCCGGGATGCAACTCTTTGCGGTGGAATCGTTGTTGTGGTACGTAGCGCAGCCGGCCGCGCGGACTCATCCGTTGGCCGAAAGGCTCTTGCAGCACTTTTGTTCACAGATCGAAGACGAGTTCAATCCGAAGCCCTTGCTCTCTTTCACGCAATCCCTATGGCAGGACGACTCGCATGTGTTCCGCTTGGCGCAGGATATTCTTGCCGGCAGGGCTGACTGGTTGGAAGAGGGGATCCTTGCCTGGCACCCTTCCGGACACAACCAGAAGAACCAGCTCGCGCCCACGATGGGAGAACAATTGGCGGACTTTCCAATGAAGCACTGA
- a CDS encoding helix-turn-helix transcriptional regulator → MTEIAGYFELVKGRYGLSSDYALAKKLGIAQPEANLMRRGLKIPKPEVCIRIAKLLDKNPVELLLAAQKDKAPRQAKEYWTLAQTAVDVMLHVPKSPKYIPRKVAAIGQELRQLETQRLTYKGAEANAEAVRLVQTAEHSIDALMERWNIWQKGEALYPNYLLANQEAVKRGVIVRRLLVLTQEQMRQESDVADAIQVMEDQQRAGIKIFYAFRGELERAPTFQRFEEDYKRQGAARDLNAAMFDGEILIFSQSYGQAQLGVVGPPTPITMINQLEITWKPDLLRDLDPAPLFDMTRYVFEYGGPHAFQTELTRFKRSVR, encoded by the coding sequence ATGACAGAAATTGCGGGATACTTTGAATTGGTCAAGGGCCGGTATGGATTGAGCAGTGATTACGCCTTGGCAAAGAAACTCGGGATCGCCCAGCCGGAAGCCAACCTCATGCGACGCGGGCTGAAAATCCCCAAACCTGAAGTGTGCATCAGAATCGCCAAACTGCTCGACAAGAACCCGGTGGAGCTCTTGCTGGCGGCGCAGAAAGACAAGGCTCCCCGGCAGGCCAAGGAATACTGGACCCTCGCGCAAACGGCCGTTGACGTCATGCTTCATGTCCCTAAAAGCCCGAAATACATCCCACGGAAGGTGGCAGCCATCGGCCAAGAACTTCGCCAGCTTGAAACGCAAAGGCTGACGTACAAAGGGGCGGAAGCCAACGCCGAGGCGGTCCGGCTGGTCCAAACGGCCGAACATTCGATTGATGCGCTGATGGAACGCTGGAATATCTGGCAGAAGGGCGAGGCCCTCTATCCGAATTACCTCCTGGCGAACCAGGAGGCCGTGAAACGCGGCGTCATCGTCCGACGTCTGTTGGTGTTGACGCAAGAGCAAATGAGGCAGGAGTCGGATGTAGCCGATGCCATACAGGTCATGGAAGATCAACAGCGAGCCGGGATCAAGATATTCTACGCGTTCCGGGGGGAGCTGGAACGCGCTCCCACGTTCCAGCGCTTTGAGGAAGATTATAAGCGACAGGGCGCGGCGAGAGACCTCAATGCCGCCATGTTTGACGGGGAGATTCTCATTTTCTCTCAATCCTACGGCCAAGCGCAGCTGGGCGTGGTCGGTCCGCCGACACCCATTACGATGATCAACCAATTGGAGATCACGTGGAAACCGGACTTGCTGCGGGATCTCGATCCCGCCCCGCTCTTCGACATGACCCGGTATGTGTTTGAATACGGAGGACCCCACGCATTCCAGACGGAACTGACCAGGTTCAAGAGGTCTGTCCGATGA
- a CDS encoding acyl-CoA dehydrogenase family protein produces the protein MATLFKGFERIEEARERLAGQSFMVGLFAGRPDFSLLLMPEESPEDKADWEAFRPRLETFLTTQVDPDEIERTTKIPDSVLKGLFALGAFGMKIPRQYGGLGFSYTNYGRALMLMASWSNALALTVAVPQSIGIAMPILMFGNEEQRRKYLPLVAWEAVSAFALTEPMTGSDAANIATEAILDSTWTTFVVNGEKLWCTNGPIAHYVTLIARVPAKRTQQNGHTRWEPVPDGKGADDHVHTAFILDMQTPGVRVRQRCQFEGCRGIENAHMTFIDVRIPTENVIGEVGRGLKYALTILNVGRAVSIPAICLGMAKQAWQPTLDRANQRVTFQKPLGTRQTQRMRLGRMASHLFAMEALALTAWRMADQHTYDVRIEAALAKLFCSEKTIQVLKDAQIIFGGMGYETAHSKRVRGEPAFGIEQLVRDAEMYRIGEGATDILRPFVAREGLNMHLEQVGRLFDERTTGVHRLIELQRLVRFYVPWYVNQWRGGRLPSGSEFRHPKVRSQLLFVERASRRLARTIFYAMLLHRQALRDDQGRQTRIEMVGEDLLVIAATALYAEAQERTAGLPEVWDLADETFREAKQRVEQHIKELIRNQDTVVAAVGGKALSGRYATLNNGIIRRGLQDYVRREKNALSSLEESERKAI, from the coding sequence ATGGCCACTCTGTTCAAAGGGTTCGAGCGGATCGAAGAGGCCCGAGAGCGGTTAGCAGGCCAGAGTTTTATGGTGGGACTGTTCGCCGGACGGCCAGACTTTTCACTCCTCCTCATGCCGGAAGAGTCACCGGAAGACAAGGCTGATTGGGAAGCATTCCGTCCGCGTCTGGAAACGTTCCTCACGACGCAGGTCGATCCCGATGAAATCGAACGGACCACGAAGATCCCGGACTCAGTATTGAAGGGACTCTTTGCGCTCGGTGCCTTCGGCATGAAAATTCCCCGTCAATATGGAGGGCTCGGGTTCTCCTACACCAACTACGGTCGTGCCCTCATGCTCATGGCGAGCTGGAGCAACGCGCTCGCCCTCACCGTCGCCGTGCCGCAATCGATCGGCATTGCGATGCCGATACTCATGTTCGGCAACGAGGAGCAGCGGCGCAAATACCTCCCCCTTGTGGCCTGGGAAGCCGTTTCGGCATTCGCACTCACGGAGCCGATGACCGGATCCGACGCCGCAAACATTGCAACGGAGGCTATCTTAGATTCCACCTGGACGACGTTTGTCGTGAACGGCGAAAAGCTGTGGTGCACGAACGGTCCCATCGCCCACTACGTGACGTTGATCGCACGGGTACCGGCCAAGAGGACACAGCAGAATGGACACACGAGGTGGGAGCCGGTTCCGGACGGTAAGGGAGCCGATGACCACGTTCACACCGCTTTCATCCTCGACATGCAGACACCCGGCGTTCGTGTCCGACAACGATGTCAGTTTGAAGGCTGTAGGGGGATCGAGAATGCTCATATGACGTTCATAGATGTGCGCATCCCGACGGAGAATGTCATCGGTGAAGTGGGCCGTGGGCTCAAATACGCCTTGACCATCCTCAATGTGGGCCGAGCGGTCAGCATCCCCGCAATTTGCCTTGGCATGGCCAAACAAGCGTGGCAACCCACCCTCGATCGGGCCAACCAGCGAGTCACCTTCCAGAAACCTCTGGGCACCCGGCAGACGCAACGCATGAGGCTGGGCCGCATGGCTTCGCATCTCTTCGCGATGGAGGCTCTCGCACTCACGGCGTGGCGAATGGCGGATCAGCATACCTATGATGTCCGGATCGAGGCAGCCCTGGCCAAGCTCTTCTGCTCCGAGAAGACTATTCAGGTCTTAAAAGACGCCCAAATCATCTTCGGAGGGATGGGGTACGAAACAGCCCATTCTAAGAGGGTTCGTGGAGAGCCTGCGTTCGGCATCGAACAGCTGGTCCGCGACGCCGAGATGTACCGAATCGGAGAAGGTGCCACCGATATCTTAAGGCCGTTCGTCGCGCGTGAGGGGCTCAATATGCATCTTGAACAGGTCGGACGCCTCTTCGACGAACGAACGACAGGCGTTCATCGACTCATCGAGTTGCAGCGACTTGTGAGGTTTTATGTTCCTTGGTACGTGAATCAATGGAGAGGTGGCCGATTGCCGTCTGGCTCAGAGTTCCGACATCCAAAGGTCCGTTCCCAATTGCTTTTCGTCGAACGTGCGAGCCGTCGCCTGGCACGAACTATCTTCTATGCCATGCTGCTCCATCGCCAAGCGCTTCGAGATGATCAAGGCAGACAAACTCGGATCGAGATGGTCGGTGAAGATCTTCTGGTGATCGCAGCGACAGCACTCTATGCCGAAGCCCAGGAACGGACCGCCGGGCTTCCGGAAGTGTGGGACCTGGCAGATGAAACTTTCCGAGAAGCCAAGCAACGTGTCGAACAGCACATCAAAGAACTGATCCGCAATCAGGATACCGTGGTGGCGGCGGTTGGGGGAAAAGCCCTCAGCGGTCGATACGCTACGCTCAATAATGGAATCATACGGCGTGGGCTTCAAGACTACGTGAGACGAGAGAAGAACGCTCTCAGTAGCTTGGAGGAAAGCGAGCGAAAAGCAATCTGA
- a CDS encoding nucleotidyltransferase domain-containing protein yields MSEEGNTEAVWGLRELAQRFGVRVILQFGSTVTGMTHDRSDLDLAIQFETPDASFQTVLEMQEALQAQFPGCKIDLAILNRADPLFLKKIVESCRVLFGMPQDLARLRLHAFNAYQDFRPYLELERRHVARQLSSLVAEPSRP; encoded by the coding sequence ATGAGCGAGGAAGGCAACACAGAAGCAGTGTGGGGGTTGAGAGAGCTCGCCCAGCGTTTCGGGGTTCGCGTGATCCTCCAGTTTGGGTCAACGGTCACAGGCATGACCCATGATCGCAGCGATCTAGACCTGGCGATTCAATTTGAGACACCTGACGCGTCGTTTCAGACCGTTCTGGAGATGCAAGAGGCATTGCAGGCGCAATTCCCGGGATGCAAAATAGATCTGGCGATCCTCAACCGGGCGGACCCCCTCTTCCTCAAGAAAATCGTTGAGTCATGCCGCGTCCTGTTCGGGATGCCCCAAGACCTCGCCCGTCTGCGCCTCCACGCATTCAACGCGTACCAAGACTTTCGGCCTTACCTGGAATTGGAGCGCCGGCATGTTGCCCGGCAATTGTCATCGCTGGTCGCGGAGCCTTCCCGCCCATGA
- a CDS encoding zinc-binding alcohol dehydrogenase family protein, with the protein MRAWLMDSYDGIERLRLGEVPDPHPGPSDVLLKVRYAALNPADAFLAQGLYPAKPTLPHILGRDGIGDVEMVGSRVEGILVGETVGILRCDTGVETPGTLAEKVVLPTESLVRIPAGWSLEEMAGAPLVFLTAWQALTQWNDPSAPPPEQSVLLVTGASGGVGLASVLLGQSMNLIVVALSRDAEKRAKLKSLGADFVFDPEERNLVKSISAAISPKKVNLAIDCVGGKLLPQVIALLGYGGKISIVGRSGGSVPEFNTATLLFRRIRIGGVSVGDYTAQAAQTAWKEIIDRLEMIGRRPPVDSIVPFEEVKKGFARLAQGPMGKVVIRVAG; encoded by the coding sequence ATGCGCGCATGGTTGATGGACTCCTACGACGGGATCGAACGATTGCGGCTTGGAGAGGTGCCCGATCCTCACCCTGGGCCCTCAGACGTGCTGCTGAAAGTACGATATGCCGCGCTCAACCCCGCCGATGCGTTTCTGGCGCAAGGGCTCTATCCAGCCAAACCCACCCTTCCACACATCCTTGGGCGTGATGGCATCGGCGATGTCGAGATGGTGGGATCGCGCGTGGAAGGCATTCTCGTGGGTGAGACAGTCGGGATTCTGCGCTGTGACACGGGAGTGGAAACGCCGGGAACGCTGGCCGAGAAAGTCGTCCTCCCTACGGAAAGTCTCGTCCGTATCCCCGCCGGTTGGTCTCTCGAAGAGATGGCCGGTGCTCCGCTGGTCTTCTTAACCGCCTGGCAGGCCTTGACGCAGTGGAACGATCCGTCTGCCCCTCCCCCGGAACAATCCGTTCTCCTCGTCACCGGCGCCTCAGGCGGAGTCGGCCTCGCATCAGTGCTGCTTGGACAATCGATGAATCTCATCGTGGTGGCCTTATCGCGCGATGCAGAGAAAAGAGCTAAGTTAAAATCGCTCGGCGCTGATTTCGTGTTTGACCCTGAGGAAAGAAATCTCGTGAAGTCCATATCTGCTGCGATCAGTCCGAAGAAGGTCAATCTGGCCATCGACTGCGTTGGTGGCAAGCTCTTACCTCAAGTCATTGCCCTTCTCGGTTATGGTGGAAAGATCAGCATCGTCGGAAGGAGCGGAGGCTCGGTCCCCGAGTTCAATACGGCGACCTTGTTATTCCGCCGCATTCGCATAGGCGGTGTCTCGGTCGGAGATTATACGGCCCAGGCCGCTCAGACTGCATGGAAAGAGATTATCGATCGGCTGGAGATGATCGGACGCCGCCCGCCGGTGGATAGCATCGTCCCGTTCGAAGAAGTCAAGAAGGGATTCGCACGGTTGGCACAGGGCCCGATGGGAAAAGTGGTGATACGGGTGGCTGGCTAA
- a CDS encoding sterol desaturase family protein yields MKTDIFVRLTAFLSVFIAMALWEVWAPRRRLSTTKVGRWAANFSIVVLDAATIRLFFAAGAVGAAILAADRGWGLLNQFDSPRWLEVPLAVVALDFVLYLQHVMFHAVPQFWRFHMMHHSDLDCDVTTGLRFHPIEVTLSMVIKLAAVAALGPSPVAVVVFEVLLNATSMFNHSNVRISPAVDRALRWLVVTPDMHRIHHSIEPRETNTNFGFNLPWWDRLLGTYRAEPTTGQEKMVLGLEHFRDQARLTLPRLLVLPFVGTTGNYPLSRGSGSKSTD; encoded by the coding sequence ATGAAGACAGACATATTCGTTCGTCTGACGGCGTTTCTCTCCGTGTTCATCGCAATGGCGTTGTGGGAGGTTTGGGCTCCTCGTCGACGTCTCAGCACCACAAAGGTCGGACGGTGGGCTGCTAATTTTTCAATCGTCGTCTTAGATGCCGCGACGATCCGACTGTTCTTTGCAGCCGGCGCCGTCGGCGCCGCTATCCTTGCAGCCGACCGAGGATGGGGGTTGCTCAACCAATTTGATTCGCCGAGGTGGCTGGAAGTACCGCTCGCCGTGGTGGCGCTGGATTTCGTTCTATACCTCCAGCATGTGATGTTTCACGCCGTGCCGCAGTTTTGGCGGTTCCACATGATGCACCATAGCGACTTGGATTGCGATGTGACAACGGGCCTTCGTTTTCATCCCATCGAAGTCACCTTGTCCATGGTCATCAAACTCGCCGCGGTGGCCGCGCTTGGTCCTTCGCCTGTCGCTGTCGTCGTGTTCGAAGTACTGCTTAATGCAACGTCGATGTTCAACCATAGTAATGTCCGGATCTCGCCTGCGGTCGATCGTGCCCTTCGTTGGCTGGTCGTCACTCCTGATATGCATCGCATCCACCACTCTATTGAGCCGCGAGAGACGAACACCAACTTCGGGTTCAACCTGCCATGGTGGGATAGGCTGCTTGGGACTTATCGCGCCGAACCCACTACAGGTCAAGAGAAGATGGTGCTCGGTCTTGAGCACTTCAGAGACCAGGCTCGCCTCACTTTGCCGAGATTGCTGGTGCTCCCTTTTGTTGGGACAACCGGCAACTATCCGCTCAGTCGAGGATCAGGCTCGAAGAGCACAGACTGA